AACGACTTAGTTAAAGCAATCGAAGAAGAATTTGGCGTAACTGCAGCTGCTCCTGTAGCAATGGCTGGTGGCGCTGCTGGTGGCGAAGCTGCTGCTGAGCAAACTGAATTTGATGTAGTACTTGCTAGCGCTGGTGCTCAAAAAATCAAAGTTATCAAAGTAGTACGTGAAATCACTGGTCTTGGCTTGAAAGAAGCTAAAGAATTAGTTGACAACACTCCTAAAGCTGTTAAAGAAGGAATCGCTAAAGAAGAAGCTGAAGAAATCAAAGGCAAACTTGAAGAAGTTGGCGCTTCTGTAGAAGTTAAGTAATTCCAAAAAGACAAAGCTCGCTTAATTCATATAGCGAGCTTTTTTTTCACGTTTGACATGAAATTGATTTTTTGCAGATACTAGGTATGAAAAATACCATGATTTGCTATACTCCTTTAACATGGAGGGAAAAAGATGACAAATCATTATTATTCACAACAGCCAGAGGCTGAGAGTAACCGTAAATCATGGACGTTTACTTTAAGAGGGAATTCCTTTCATTTTCAAAGTGATCGCGGCGTTTTTTCAAAAAATGAAGTCGACTTCGGTTCAAGACTGCTGATTGAAACATTTACAAAACCTGAACAAAAAGGCGACATGTTAGACGTTGGCTGCGGATACGGACCAATTGGAATTTCGCTTGCTAAAGAATTCAAGGATCTCACAGTTGATATGATCGATGTTAATGAGAGAGCGGTAGAACTTGCGAAAGTAAATGCAGAAGCAAACGGTGTGAAAAATGTCCGTATTATCGCAAGCAATCTTTTTGAAAATGTTGATCCTTCGAAAAAGTATGCGGCTGTCTTAACCAATCCACCTATCCGTGCAGGAAAAAAGGTTGTTCACGAGATTTTTGAAAAAAGCTTTGAATCTCTTTTGCCGGGCGGAGAATTATGGATTGTCATTCAGAAAAAGCAAGGAGCCCCTTCGGCTATTGCTAAATTGGGTGAGATGTTTAAAGAGGTTGTTACAGTCAAAAAGGATAAAGGCTACTTTATTATCAGAGCAGAAAAAGATTGACTCGTATTTTTCGCTATGTTAATATTATAAAATGCCAATATATATATTCCATAAGTCTCTATTTTTTGAGATAAATGTATAAATATAGGACAGATGGAAAAACTTATAAAATCAATAGTACGTTTTACAAAAGTGGTTTTCTAATTTATAGAGACCTTTTTATTTTTGTTTTCTCCTTGTATGTGTATTGGTGGTTAATAGATTGATTTACGAGTACATATTACAAGTTATATTACGCTTGATTTGAGGGGTGAAGCAGTTGACAGGTCAACTAGTTCAGTATGGACGACACCGCCAACGCAGAAGTTATGCACGTATTAGTGAAGTGTTAGAATTACCAAATCTTATTGAGATTCAAACCTCTTCCTATCAGTGGTTTCTTGATGAGGGTCTTAGAGAAATGTTCCAGGACATATCTCCTATCGAAGACTTCACTGGTAACCTCTCGCTAGAATTTATTGATTATAGTTTAGGTGATCCTAAATATTCAGTAGAGGAATCTAAAGAGCGCGATGTTACCTATTCTGCACCGCTTCGTGTGAAGGTGCGTTTAATTAACAAGGAAACTGGTGAAGTAAAAGATCAGGATGTTTTCATGGGTGATTTCCCATTGATGACTGAAACAGGTACATTTGTGATTAACGGTGCTGAGCGTGTTATCGTATCACAGCTCGTACGTTCACCAAGTGTTTATTACAGCGGAAAAGTCGATAAAAATGGTAAAAAAGGCTTTACTGCAACTGTCATTCCAAACCGTGGCGCTTGGTTAGAGTACGAAACAGATGCTAAAGATGTTGCATATGTGCGTATTGATCGCACTCGGAAATTGCCGGTAACGGTTCTTTTGCGCGCACTAGGGTTTGGCTCTGATCAAGAAATCACCGATCTTTTCGGTGAAAATGAATACCTTCGCAACACACTTGATAAGGACAATACAGAAAGCACAGAAAAAGCTCTTCTTGAAATCTATGAGCGTCTGCGCCCTGGTGAGCCTCCAACAGTGGATAATGCGAAGAGCTTGCTTGATTCAAGATTCTTTGATCCAAAACGCTATGATCTTGCAAGTGTAGGACGCTACAAGATCAATAAAAAGCTTCATATTAAAAATCGCCTTTTCAACCAGCGTCTTGCGGAAACACTGGTAGACCCTGAAACTGGTGAAATTATTGCAGAAAAAGATACTTTAATTGATAGACGCACACTTGACCGAATCATTCCTAATTTAGAGAGTGGAGTAGGCTTCAGAAAAATAACGCCATCAGGCGGAGTTGTTGAAGAAGATGTGACGCTTCAATCAATTAAAATTTATGCTCCTATCGATTCAGAAGGTGAAAAAGTCATTAACGTAATCAGCAACGCTTATGTTGAAGAGAACGTTAAAAATATTACGCCTGCTGACATCCTGTCTTCAATTAGTTATTTCTTTAACTTGCTTCATGGAGTAGGAGACACAGATGATATCGACCATTTAGGAAACCGTCGTCTGCGTTCTGTAGGGGAGCTTCTTCAAAATCAATTCAGAATCGGTCTTTCACGTATGGAGCGTGTTGTACGCGAGAGAATGTCCATTCAAGATACAAATACAATTACACCTCAGCAGCTGATTAACATTCGTCCTGTTATTGCGTCAATTAAAGAGTTCTTCGGAAGCTCTCAGTTATCGCAGTTCATGGATCAGACGAATCCGCTTGCTGAATTAACTCATAAACGCCGTCTGTCTGCACTTGGACCTGGTGGTTTAACACGTGAACGTGCTGGATTTGAAGTGCGTGACGTTCATTACTCTCACTATGGCCGCATGTGTCCGATCGAAACTCCTGAGGGACCAAACATCGGTTTGATCAACTCTCTGTCTTCATATGCTAAAGTCAATCGCTTTGGTTTCATTGAAACGCCGTATCGCCGCGTGGATCCTGAAACAGGGAAAGTAACTTCCCGCATCGATTACTTAACAGCAGATGAAGAGGATAATTATGTAGTTGCCCAAGCAAACGCTCGTTTAGCAGATGATGGTTCATTCATTGATGAGGACATCGTTTCCCGTTTCCGCGGTGAGAACACAGTTATGTCCCGTGACAGAATGGATTACATGGATGTATCTCCTAAACAGGTAGTTTCTGCAGCAACAGCATGTATCCCGTTCCTGGAAAATGATGACTCCAACCGTGCCCTTATGGGAGCGAACATGCAGCGACAAGCAGTACCTCTTATGAACCCTGAGTCTCCGATTGTCGGAACAGGCATGGAGTATGTATCAGGCAAAGACTCTGGTGCTGCAGTAATCTGTAAGTTCCCTGGAGTAGTTGAAAAAGTAGAAGCTAAAAACATCTGGGTACGACGCTACGAAGATGTGGATGGCGTGAAAACAAAAGGCAACTTAGATAAGTACAGCCTTCTTAAATTCATTCGTTCTAACCAAGGTACCTGCTACAACCAGCGTCCGATTGTAAGTGTCGGCGATGAAGTTGTTAAAGGTGAAATCCTTGCAGATGGACCTTCTATGGAAAAAGGCGAATTGGCACTTGGACGCAACGTTATGGTTGCATTCATGACATGGGATGGCTACAACTATGAGGATGCCATCATCATGAGTCAGCGTCTTGTAAAAGATGATGTTTATACTTCTATTCATATCGAAGAATATGAATCAGAATCACGTGATACAAAGCTTGGACCTGAAGAAATCACACGCGATATCCCGAATGTTGGAGAAGATGCGCTTCGCAACTTAGACGACCGCGGTATTATCCGTGTCGGTGCAGAAGTAAAAGACGGAGATCTGCTTGTTGGTAAGGTTACGCCAAAAGGGGTAACTGAACTGACTGCGGAAGAACGCCTGCTTCATGCGATCTTTGGTGAAAAAGCAAGGGAAGTCCGTGATACTTCACTTCGTGTTCCTCACGGAGGCGGCGGTATCGTTCTGGATGTTAAAGTGTTCAACCGTGAAGACGGAGATGAACTTCCACCTGGAGTTAACCAGTTAGTCCGTGCATACATCGTTCAGAAGCGTAAAATTTCTGAAGGGGATAAAATGGCCGGACGTCACGGAAACAAAGGTGTTATCTCAAGAATTCTTCCTGAAGAAGATATGCCGTATCTTCCAGACGGCACACCGGTGGATATCATGTTAAATCCGCTGGGCGTTCCATCTCGTATGAACATCGGTCAGGTGCTTGAACTGCATCTTGGAATGGCAGCGCGCAAGCTTGGCTTACACGTTGCATCTCCAGTATTTGATGGTGCCCGCGAGGAAGATGTTTGGTCAACTCTTGAAGAAGCTGGCATGGCACGCGATGCTAAAACAGTTCTTTATGATGGCCGTTCAGGTGAACCGTTTGATAACCGTGTATCAGTAGGTATCATGTACATGATTAAACTTGCCCACATGGTTGATGATAAATTGCATGCACGTTCAACAGGTCCTTACTCACTTGTTACACAGCAGCCTCTTGGCGGTAAAGCCCAATTTGGCGGACAGCGTTTCGGAGAAATGGAAGTATGGGCACTTGAAGCTTATGGCGCAGCTTATACTCTTCAAGAGATTCTCACAGTTAAGTCGGATGATGTTGTTGGCCGTGTGAAAACGTACGAAGCAATCGTCAAAGGCGAAAATGTTCCGGAGCCTGGGGTTCCAGAATCATTCAAAGTATTAATTAAAGAGCTTCAAAGCTTAGGTATGGATGTCAAGATTCTCTCAAGCGACGAAAAAGAAATCGAAATGAGAGACTTAGAAGATGATGAAGAAGGACAGCAATCAGAAGGTTTATCCTTGAATGATCAGCCGGATGATCTTTCATCAGCAGCCATGGAAAAAGAAAAAGACGCAGTTACTAAAGAATAGTAAGCAATAAGGGTAAAACCTGAAGACGAAAAGGGAGGTAGGCCCCTTGCTAGATGTAAATAACTTTGAGTATATGAACATCGGTCTCGCTTCACCTGATAAAATTCGCTCGTGGTCATTCGGTGAAGTTAAGAAACCAGAAACGATTAACTATCGTACATTAAAACCAGAAAAAGACGGTTTGTTCTGTGAGCGCATTTTCGGTCCTACAAAGGACTGGGAATGTCATTGCGGAAAATATAAAAGAGTTCGCTACAAAGGTGTAGTCTGTGATCGATGCGGAGTTGAAGTAACTCGTGCAAAGGTTCGCCGTGAGCGTATGGGGCATATTGAACTTGCTGCCCCTGTTTCACACATTTGGTATTTCAAAGGCATTCCTAGCCGCATGGGCTTAGTCCTTGATATGTCTCCGCGTGCACTAGAAGAAGTGATTTACTTCGCTTCTTACGTGGTTACAGAAACAGGCGACACGCCGCTTGAGAAAAAACAGCTGCTTTCTGAAAAAGAATATAGAGCATACCGTGATAAATACAGCTCAACTTTCCAGGCTGCAATGGGTGCAGAAGCAATTAAAAAACTTCTCTCTGACATCGACTTGGACAAAGAAGTTGATCAGCTTAAAGAAGAGCTTAAAACATCACAGGGTCAGCGCAGAACCCGTGCAATCAAACGTTTAGAAGTATTAGAAGCGTTCCGCAACTCAGGAAATGAGCCATCATGGATGATCCTTGATGTGCTTCCGGTCATCCCGCCTGAACTTCGTCCGATGGTTCAATTAGACGGAGGCCGCTTTGCGACTTCTGACTTAAATGATTTGTACCGCCGTGTAATCAACCGCAACAACCGTTTAAAACGTCTATTGGATCTTGGTGCGCCTAGCATCATCGTTCAGAACGAAAAACGCATGCTTCAGGAAGCTGTTGATGCCTTGATTGACAATGGCCGCCGCGGCCGTCCTGTTACAGGACCGGGTAATCGTCCTCTTAAATCCCTTTCACACATGCTGAAAGGAAAACAAGGACGTTTCCGTCAAAACCTTCTTGGTAAACGTGTTGACTACTCTGGCCGTTCCGTTATCGTTGTAGGACCGAACCTGAAAATGTATCAATGCGGATTGCCGAAAGAAATGGCTCTAGAATTATTCAAGCCTTTCGTTATGAAAGAACTAGTAGAAAAAGGCTTAGCACATAACATTAAGAGTGCTAAACGTAAAATAGAGCGTGTATCTCCTGAGGTTTGGGATGTATTAGAAGCAGTTATCAGAGAGCATCCAGTTCTGCTTAACCGCGCACCTACACTTCACAGACTGGGAATTCAGGCATTCGAGCCTACGCTTGTAGAAGGCCGTGCAATTCGTCTTCACCCATTAGTATGTACAGCATATAACGCTGACTTTGACGGTGACCAAATGGCGGTTCACGTACCTTTATCTGCTGAAGCTCAAGCAGAAGCACGCATTCTGATGCTTGCAGCTCAAAACATTCTAAATCCTAAAGATGGAAAACCTGTTGTTACTCCTTCTCAGGATATGGTATTAGGCAACTACTACCTGACATTAGAACGTGAAGAAGCTGTCGGCGAAGGAATGGTCTTCAAGGATACGAACGAAGCATTGATCGCATATCAAAACGGATATGTGCATCTGCATACTCGTATTGCTGTTCAAGCGAGTTCTCTTCCTAATGAATCATTCACTGACGAACAGCGCAAAAAGCTTCTTGTAACAACAGTAGGAAAATTGATCTTCAATGAAATTCTGCCGCCTTCATTCCCTTATATGAATGAACCGACGAAGAGCAATATTGAAGATGAAACACCGGAAAAATTCTTTATTGATGCAAATGTGAATGTAAAAGAATTCATTCAAAGCCAAGAGATTATTCCTCCGTTCAAGAAGGGGATCTTAGGTAAAATCATTGCTGAAATCTTTAAGAAATTCCATATCACTGAAACATCTAAAATGCTTGACCGCATGAAGGATCTTGGATTCAGATACTCTACAAAAGCCGGTATTACGGTTGGTGTATCAGATATCATCGTATTGCGCGAAAAAGAAGAGATCCTTAAAGAGGCTCAAGCTAAAGTAGATAATGTTCTTAAACAATTCAAACGCGGTCTGATTACAGAAGAAGAGCGCTATGAACGTGTTATTTCCATCTGGAGTGCGTCTAAAGATGTTATCCAGGGCAAACTGATGGCTTCTCTTGATAAACGCAACCCGATCTTCATGATGAGTGATTCAGGAGCCCGTGGTAACGCATCTAACTTTACGCAGCTTGCCGGAATGCGCGGACTGATGGCCAACCCGGCTGGACGTATTATTGAACTTCCAATCAAATCAAGTTTCCGCGAGGGCTTAACAGTGTTAGAGTACTTTATCTCAACACATGGTGCGCGTAAAGGACTTGCCGATACAGCCCTTAAAACAGCTGACTCAGGTTATTTGACAAGACGTCTCGTTGACGTTGCACAGGATGTAATCATTCGTGATGAAGACTGTGGAACAGACCGCGGCATCTTGACGAAATCAATTAAAGAAGGCACAGAAGTAATCGAGCATTTAGAAGAGCGTTTAATTGGACGTCATGCACGCAAAACAATTAAACATCCGGAGACTGGCGAAGTCATCGTTTCTGAAAATGACCTCATTACAGAAGACCTTGCTTTAGCGATTGTTGAAACAGGTATTGAAGAAGTATGGATCCGTTCTGCATTTACATGTAACACCCGTCATGGTGTATGTAAAAAATGCTACGGACGCAACTTGGCTACAGGTACAGAGGTTGAAGTTGGAGAGGCAGTCGGAATTATCGCTGCTCAATCTATCGGAGAACCAGGAACTCAGCTTACAATGCGTACGTTCCATACAGGCGGTGTTGCCGGAGATGACATCACTCAAGGTTTACCTCGTATTCAAGAACTATTTGAAGCGAGAAATCCTAAAGGTCAAGCAACCATTTCTGAAATTGATGGGGTAGTAGTGGAAATAAATGAAGTTCGTGACAGACAACAGGAAATCGTTATTAAAGGCGATGTTGAAACACGCACTTACACAGCTGCTTACAACGCTAGACTTAAAGTGGCTGAAGGCGACCAAATTAAACATGGTCAGGAACTTACAGAAGGTTCAATTGACCCTAAAGAATTGCTCAAAGTAACAGACATCACTTCTGTTCAGGAATATCTGCTTCGTGAAGTTCAAAAAGTATACCGTATGCAAGGGGTAGAAATTGGAGACAAACACGTTGAAGTAATGGTTCGCCAAATGCTTCGCAAAGTAAGAGTAATGGATGCAGGAGATACAGATGTATTGCCTGGAACATTGCTTGATGTTCACCAATTTACGGATGCCAACAAAAAGGTATTGCTTGACGGCAAACGTCCTGCAACAGGACGTCCGATCCTTCTTGGTATTACAAAAGCATCACTTGAAACAGATTCATTCTTATCGGCTGCATCATTCCAGGAAACAACTCGTGTCCTTACTGATGCTGCGATTAAAGGCAAACGTGATGAACTGCTCGGCTTGAAAGAAAATGTTATCATCGGTAAGCTTGTGCCTGCCGGAACTGGAATGCAGCGCTATAGACGCGTTAACCCAATCCCGCGCACACAGCCGGAAGATGAAACTGTAACTGTAGATTAACTAACTGAAAAAGAGATGGACGATTCTAGAAAAATGTTTCATTGATCTAGTTGACATCCATCTCTTACGATGTTAGTATGTTCTAGGTGCTTAATTAAAACCTGTTGCTTTGGAGGATATATTATTATGTCTTATGAAAAAGTATCGCAGGCACATAAAATTATTGTTGGTACGAAGCAAACAGTAAAGGCTCTAAAACTTGATCAAGCAAAGGAACTGATCATTGCTGAAGACGCAGATTCAAGAATCATACAAATGATTATTGAACTTGCTAAACAGAAGGACATTCCCTTTAGTATGGTTGACTCTATGAAAAAGCTTGGAAAAGCTTGCGGAATAGAAGTAGGAGCAGTAACTGTAGCTATTATCAATTAAAACCGTTTTTGCCAAGGGTTTTAAATCCTCTGCAAAAACTTTGTTTTTGCCCAAATATGAACCACCTGGATGTGTGGTATTAAACTTCGAGAAGGGAGGACATAAACATGCCTACTATTAACCAATTAGTGCGCAAGGGACGCGTAAGCAAAGTTGAAAAATCAACTTCTCCTGCGTTAAACAAAGGTTACAACAGCTTCAAAAAAGAGCAAACAAACACTTCATCACCGCAAAAACGCGGAGTATGTACTCGTGTTGGTACAATGACACCGAAGAAACCGAACTCGGCTCTTCGTAAATATGCTCGTGTTCGCTTAACTAACGGAATTGAGGTAACTGCCTACATTCCTGGTATCGGACACAACCTGCAAGAGCATAGTGTTGTACTTATCCGCGGCGGACGTGTAAAAGATTTACCGGGTGTACGTTATCACATCGTACGCGGTGCATTAGACACTGCTGGTGTTGACAAACGTATGCAAGGCCGCTCTAAATACGGTACAAAACGACCAAAAGCACCAAAAAAATAATGCCTTAAGTATATAAAGCTTAAGATTATAGCATGAAGGGAGGATATAACATGCCACGTAAAGGTCCTGTTACAAAAAGAGACGTATTACCAGATCCACTTTACAACTCAAAGCTTGTTACTCGTCTAATTAACAGAATTATGGTTGACGGTAAGAGAGGTAAAGCACAAACTATTCTTTACACTGCTTTTGACTTAGTGAAAGAGCGTTCAGGTAAAGAAGCAATCGAAGTGTTTGAACAAGCACTTAAAAACATCATGCCAGTTCTTGAGGTAAGAGCTCGTCGTGTGGGTGGTGCAAACTATCAAGTTCCTGTTGAAGTTCGCCCTGACCGCCGTACTACTCTTGGTCTTCGCTGGTTAGTAAACTACGCTCGTCTTCGCGGTGAAAAAACGATGGAAGAGCGTTTAGCTAACGAGATTCTTGATGCAGCTAACAACACTGGCTCATCAGTTAAGAAACGTGAAGATACTCACAAAATGGCTGAAGCTAACAAAGCATTCGCTCACTACCGCTGGTAGGATTCTAACAATAAAATATAATAATCCTTATAATAGGAAGGAGAAAAAACCAAATGGCAAGAGAGTTCTCCTTAGATAAAACTCGTAATATCGGCATCATGGCTCACATCGATGCCGGTAAAACGACTACTACTGAACGTGTATTATTCTACACTGGACGTATCCATAAAATTGGTGAAACACATGAAGGTGCTTCTCAAATGGACTGGATGGAGCAAGAGCAAGAACGTGGTATCACTATCACTTCTGCTGCTACAACTGCTCAGTGGAAGGGTCATCGCGTAAACATCATCGATACACCGGGACACGTAGACTTCACAGTTGAAGTTGAACGTTCTTTACGTGTACTTGATGGTGCAGTAGCAGTACTTGATGCACAATCAGGTGTTGAGCCACAAACTGAAACAGTATGGCGCCAGGCAACAACTTACGGAGTACCGCGTGTAGTATTCGTTAACAAAATGGATAAAATCGGTGCGGATTTCTTATACTCTGTAAAAACATTGCATGACCGTCTTGAAGCAAACGCTCATCCAATTCAGCTTCCAATCGGTGCTGAAGATGAGTTTGAAGGGATCATCGACTTAGTAGATAACGTAGCATACTTCTATGAAGATGACCTTGGTACTCGTTCAGAAGCAAAAGAAATTCCTGATGAGTACAAAGAGCTTGCTGAAGAGTGGCGCGGAAAGCTTGTAGAAGCTGTAGCGGAACTTGACGAAGAGCTTATGATGAAATACCTTGAAGGTGAAGAGCTTACAATCGATGAATTGAAAGCTGGAATCCGTAAAGGTACAGTAAATGTAGAGTTCTACCCAGTTATCTGTGGCTCTGCATTTAAAAACAAGGGTGTACAGTTAATGCTTGACGCAGTTCTTGATTACCTGCCATCACCACTTGATGTACCTTCAATCAAAGGTATCACTCCTGACACAGAAGAAGAAGTAACTCGTGAATCAAGCGATGAGGGTCCATTCTCAGCTCTTGCTTTCAAAGTTATGACTGACCCTTATGTTGGGAAATTAACTTTCTTCCGCGTATATTCAGGTGTTCTTAACTCTGGATCTTACGTACAAAACTCAACGAAAGGCAAGCGTGAGCGTGTAGGACGTATCCTGCAAATGCATGCTAACTCTCGTGAGGAAATCTCAACTGTATATGCAGGAGATATCGCTGCTGCAGTAGGTCTTAAAGATACTACTACTGGTGACACTCTATGTGATGAAAAGAGTCTTGTTATCTTGGAATCAATGGATTTCCCAGAACCAGTTATCTCTTTATCTGTTGAGCCAAAATCAAAAGCTGACCAAGACAAAATGTCTACAGCGTTGACGAAGCTTTCTGAAGAAGATCCAACTTTCAAAGCACATACTGATACTGAAACTGGTCAAACGATCATCTCTGGTATGGGTGAACTTCACCTTGATATCATTGTTGACCGTATGAGACGTGAATTTAAAGTAGAGGCTAACGTTGGTGCTCCTCAGGTTGCATATCGTGAAACTTTCCGCGGATCTGCAAAGGTTGAAGGTAAGTTCGCACGTCAATCTGGTGGTCGCGGTCAATTCGGACACGTTTGGATCGAATTCGAACCAAACGAAGAAGGAAAAGGCTTTGAGTTCCACAACAAAATCGTCGGTGGTGTAGTTCCTCGTGAATACATCCCAGCTGTTGGAGCTGGCCTAGAAGACTCAATGAAAAATGGTGTTCTTGCCGGTTACCCTCTAATCGATGTTAAAGCTTCATTGGTTGACGGTTCTTACCATGATGTTGACTCTAGTGAAATGGCGTTTAAGATTGCTGCATCAATGGCTCTTAAAAACGCTGTATCTA
The window above is part of the Metabacillus dongyingensis genome. Proteins encoded here:
- the rplL gene encoding 50S ribosomal protein L7/L12; protein product: MTKEQIIEAVKEMTVLELNDLVKAIEEEFGVTAAAPVAMAGGAAGGEAAAEQTEFDVVLASAGAQKIKVIKVVREITGLGLKEAKELVDNTPKAVKEGIAKEEAEEIKGKLEEVGASVEVK
- a CDS encoding class I SAM-dependent methyltransferase, which codes for MTNHYYSQQPEAESNRKSWTFTLRGNSFHFQSDRGVFSKNEVDFGSRLLIETFTKPEQKGDMLDVGCGYGPIGISLAKEFKDLTVDMIDVNERAVELAKVNAEANGVKNVRIIASNLFENVDPSKKYAAVLTNPPIRAGKKVVHEIFEKSFESLLPGGELWIVIQKKQGAPSAIAKLGEMFKEVVTVKKDKGYFIIRAEKD
- the rpoB gene encoding DNA-directed RNA polymerase subunit beta, which codes for MTGQLVQYGRHRQRRSYARISEVLELPNLIEIQTSSYQWFLDEGLREMFQDISPIEDFTGNLSLEFIDYSLGDPKYSVEESKERDVTYSAPLRVKVRLINKETGEVKDQDVFMGDFPLMTETGTFVINGAERVIVSQLVRSPSVYYSGKVDKNGKKGFTATVIPNRGAWLEYETDAKDVAYVRIDRTRKLPVTVLLRALGFGSDQEITDLFGENEYLRNTLDKDNTESTEKALLEIYERLRPGEPPTVDNAKSLLDSRFFDPKRYDLASVGRYKINKKLHIKNRLFNQRLAETLVDPETGEIIAEKDTLIDRRTLDRIIPNLESGVGFRKITPSGGVVEEDVTLQSIKIYAPIDSEGEKVINVISNAYVEENVKNITPADILSSISYFFNLLHGVGDTDDIDHLGNRRLRSVGELLQNQFRIGLSRMERVVRERMSIQDTNTITPQQLINIRPVIASIKEFFGSSQLSQFMDQTNPLAELTHKRRLSALGPGGLTRERAGFEVRDVHYSHYGRMCPIETPEGPNIGLINSLSSYAKVNRFGFIETPYRRVDPETGKVTSRIDYLTADEEDNYVVAQANARLADDGSFIDEDIVSRFRGENTVMSRDRMDYMDVSPKQVVSAATACIPFLENDDSNRALMGANMQRQAVPLMNPESPIVGTGMEYVSGKDSGAAVICKFPGVVEKVEAKNIWVRRYEDVDGVKTKGNLDKYSLLKFIRSNQGTCYNQRPIVSVGDEVVKGEILADGPSMEKGELALGRNVMVAFMTWDGYNYEDAIIMSQRLVKDDVYTSIHIEEYESESRDTKLGPEEITRDIPNVGEDALRNLDDRGIIRVGAEVKDGDLLVGKVTPKGVTELTAEERLLHAIFGEKAREVRDTSLRVPHGGGGIVLDVKVFNREDGDELPPGVNQLVRAYIVQKRKISEGDKMAGRHGNKGVISRILPEEDMPYLPDGTPVDIMLNPLGVPSRMNIGQVLELHLGMAARKLGLHVASPVFDGAREEDVWSTLEEAGMARDAKTVLYDGRSGEPFDNRVSVGIMYMIKLAHMVDDKLHARSTGPYSLVTQQPLGGKAQFGGQRFGEMEVWALEAYGAAYTLQEILTVKSDDVVGRVKTYEAIVKGENVPEPGVPESFKVLIKELQSLGMDVKILSSDEKEIEMRDLEDDEEGQQSEGLSLNDQPDDLSSAAMEKEKDAVTKE
- the rpoC gene encoding DNA-directed RNA polymerase subunit beta' gives rise to the protein MLDVNNFEYMNIGLASPDKIRSWSFGEVKKPETINYRTLKPEKDGLFCERIFGPTKDWECHCGKYKRVRYKGVVCDRCGVEVTRAKVRRERMGHIELAAPVSHIWYFKGIPSRMGLVLDMSPRALEEVIYFASYVVTETGDTPLEKKQLLSEKEYRAYRDKYSSTFQAAMGAEAIKKLLSDIDLDKEVDQLKEELKTSQGQRRTRAIKRLEVLEAFRNSGNEPSWMILDVLPVIPPELRPMVQLDGGRFATSDLNDLYRRVINRNNRLKRLLDLGAPSIIVQNEKRMLQEAVDALIDNGRRGRPVTGPGNRPLKSLSHMLKGKQGRFRQNLLGKRVDYSGRSVIVVGPNLKMYQCGLPKEMALELFKPFVMKELVEKGLAHNIKSAKRKIERVSPEVWDVLEAVIREHPVLLNRAPTLHRLGIQAFEPTLVEGRAIRLHPLVCTAYNADFDGDQMAVHVPLSAEAQAEARILMLAAQNILNPKDGKPVVTPSQDMVLGNYYLTLEREEAVGEGMVFKDTNEALIAYQNGYVHLHTRIAVQASSLPNESFTDEQRKKLLVTTVGKLIFNEILPPSFPYMNEPTKSNIEDETPEKFFIDANVNVKEFIQSQEIIPPFKKGILGKIIAEIFKKFHITETSKMLDRMKDLGFRYSTKAGITVGVSDIIVLREKEEILKEAQAKVDNVLKQFKRGLITEEERYERVISIWSASKDVIQGKLMASLDKRNPIFMMSDSGARGNASNFTQLAGMRGLMANPAGRIIELPIKSSFREGLTVLEYFISTHGARKGLADTALKTADSGYLTRRLVDVAQDVIIRDEDCGTDRGILTKSIKEGTEVIEHLEERLIGRHARKTIKHPETGEVIVSENDLITEDLALAIVETGIEEVWIRSAFTCNTRHGVCKKCYGRNLATGTEVEVGEAVGIIAAQSIGEPGTQLTMRTFHTGGVAGDDITQGLPRIQELFEARNPKGQATISEIDGVVVEINEVRDRQQEIVIKGDVETRTYTAAYNARLKVAEGDQIKHGQELTEGSIDPKELLKVTDITSVQEYLLREVQKVYRMQGVEIGDKHVEVMVRQMLRKVRVMDAGDTDVLPGTLLDVHQFTDANKKVLLDGKRPATGRPILLGITKASLETDSFLSAASFQETTRVLTDAAIKGKRDELLGLKENVIIGKLVPAGTGMQRYRRVNPIPRTQPEDETVTVD
- a CDS encoding 50S ribosomal protein L7ae-like protein — protein: MSYEKVSQAHKIIVGTKQTVKALKLDQAKELIIAEDADSRIIQMIIELAKQKDIPFSMVDSMKKLGKACGIEVGAVTVAIIN
- the rpsL gene encoding 30S ribosomal protein S12, yielding MPTINQLVRKGRVSKVEKSTSPALNKGYNSFKKEQTNTSSPQKRGVCTRVGTMTPKKPNSALRKYARVRLTNGIEVTAYIPGIGHNLQEHSVVLIRGGRVKDLPGVRYHIVRGALDTAGVDKRMQGRSKYGTKRPKAPKK
- the rpsG gene encoding 30S ribosomal protein S7, translated to MPRKGPVTKRDVLPDPLYNSKLVTRLINRIMVDGKRGKAQTILYTAFDLVKERSGKEAIEVFEQALKNIMPVLEVRARRVGGANYQVPVEVRPDRRTTLGLRWLVNYARLRGEKTMEERLANEILDAANNTGSSVKKREDTHKMAEANKAFAHYRW